From Candidatus Cloacimonadaceae bacterium, one genomic window encodes:
- a CDS encoding SpoIID/LytB domain-containing protein has protein sequence MIGLTIFLYAAQYRDGSLWLEILLNSGSEITLKAKSVSTPRFNIAEIDSPISRQIDGNLSIKLMDADKVAFWGFLNRVEPINKHSLIREEDLIREFFAWADSQLVIRREKLIFEPTTFSAYESAKTYASQTGIPHKQILSIPMLNTTVRIVSGTNTYYFETPILIKTENELFINGASLGFSGEFILKSIGESLIINHFLPLEDYVGGVIQNEIGSSAPIEALKAQAVAARTHAISLLLYNRHKNDGYDLCNGTHCQVYKGMHLSNNNIIRSVHDTKNQIMVFGERVADATYHSSCGGKTDSSANIWKGTPLPFLMGVSCWEECDSLDLTNEKNARAWIDTKVSSAGASSWERATLSWEKTVSRSTLENNLGIKGLRHIGINKRGNSGRIVSISFYGDKKVTLDSEYRIRQVFGELSSSFFYIKGGSSVSQGADVIKATSTLQLRGKGSGHGVGMCQVGALKRARNGASFTDILQTYYPGIVLSDRWLQSDN, from the coding sequence ATGATTGGTCTAACCATCTTTCTATATGCCGCGCAATACCGGGATGGAAGCCTGTGGTTGGAGATTCTGCTCAATTCCGGCAGCGAGATCACTCTCAAGGCAAAATCCGTCTCTACGCCGCGGTTCAACATTGCGGAGATCGATTCACCGATATCCCGCCAAATAGATGGAAATTTGAGCATTAAACTGATGGATGCCGACAAAGTGGCGTTTTGGGGCTTTCTCAATCGGGTCGAACCTATTAATAAACACAGCTTAATCCGCGAAGAAGACTTGATCCGCGAGTTTTTCGCCTGGGCGGATTCTCAACTGGTGATCCGGCGTGAGAAACTGATCTTTGAACCCACTACTTTTTCAGCTTACGAATCGGCAAAGACTTATGCTTCCCAAACCGGCATCCCGCATAAGCAGATACTGTCGATTCCAATGCTAAATACCACTGTGAGAATAGTGTCCGGAACTAATACATATTATTTCGAAACGCCGATATTGATCAAGACTGAGAACGAACTCTTCATCAACGGAGCAAGTCTTGGTTTTAGCGGTGAGTTTATCCTGAAAAGCATCGGCGAGAGCTTGATTATAAATCATTTCCTCCCGCTGGAGGATTATGTCGGCGGAGTGATCCAAAACGAGATTGGCAGCTCTGCCCCAATCGAAGCACTAAAAGCACAAGCAGTTGCAGCAAGAACACATGCGATCAGTCTTTTGTTGTACAACCGGCATAAAAATGACGGATATGATCTGTGCAACGGCACTCACTGCCAAGTCTATAAAGGCATGCACCTTTCCAACAACAACATCATTCGCTCCGTGCATGATACAAAGAATCAAATCATGGTTTTCGGCGAAAGGGTGGCGGACGCCACCTATCACAGCAGTTGCGGAGGCAAGACGGATTCCTCCGCAAACATCTGGAAAGGCACACCCCTGCCCTTTCTGATGGGAGTCTCCTGTTGGGAAGAATGCGACAGCCTGGATCTCACGAATGAGAAAAACGCGCGCGCTTGGATCGATACCAAAGTCAGTTCCGCCGGTGCTTCAAGCTGGGAAAGAGCAACACTTTCATGGGAAAAAACCGTATCTCGTTCGACCCTGGAAAACAATCTTGGGATCAAGGGCTTGAGACACATCGGGATCAACAAACGTGGCAACTCCGGCAGAATCGTGTCAATCAGTTTCTACGGTGATAAAAAAGTCACCTTGGACAGCGAATACCGCATTCGTCAGGTTTTCGGAGAGCTAAGCTCATCCTTCTTTTATATCAAAGGCGGATCTTCGGTATCCCAAGGTGCCGATGTGATAAAGGCAACTTCAACCCTTCAATTAAGAGGCAAGGGGTCCGGTCACGGAGTTGGAATGTGCCAGGTGGGAGCTCTGAAACGAGCTCGCAATGGTGCAAGCTTTACGGACATTTTGCAAACTTACTATCCCGGAATCGTGTTATCAGATAGATGGTTACAAAGTGATAACTAA
- a CDS encoding Hsp33 family molecular chaperone HslO — protein MITKDSLYRGTAFGEEFRVFAVDSTQTVLAARKLHDLSPLATILMGKMISAAALMSMELKVPRSDVTLKVEGHGALTGAFIICTMEGKIRGYANEPHLFFEETKQNLEPGKHLGAGTLTVMHQYPGKQAQLGSVELISGEIAEDLAQYYLLSEQIPTAVNIGLLIDKQAFVRASGGFIIQQMPDASPKNADLLIRNLANTPNISDLMDMGFTIPDILKKFVFKDASVRLTESHKLVYRCDCSRTKFSRALLLLGKTDLTTMREGITPVCKYCNKEYHFSAGDISALLEKLG, from the coding sequence GTGATAACTAAAGACTCGCTGTACCGCGGAACAGCCTTTGGCGAAGAATTTCGCGTCTTTGCGGTTGATTCCACCCAGACCGTGCTTGCTGCGAGAAAACTGCACGATCTCTCCCCCCTGGCAACGATATTAATGGGGAAAATGATCTCCGCAGCGGCGCTGATGAGCATGGAGCTCAAAGTTCCGCGCTCGGATGTGACGCTCAAGGTTGAGGGACACGGTGCGCTCACCGGCGCTTTCATAATCTGCACTATGGAGGGTAAAATCCGCGGCTATGCAAACGAACCCCACTTGTTTTTCGAAGAGACAAAGCAAAACCTTGAACCGGGAAAACACCTTGGTGCGGGCACTTTAACCGTGATGCATCAATATCCGGGGAAACAAGCGCAATTGGGATCGGTGGAATTGATCAGCGGAGAAATTGCCGAAGACTTGGCACAATACTATTTACTCTCAGAACAGATACCTACCGCGGTGAACATCGGGTTACTCATTGATAAACAAGCTTTTGTCCGCGCCTCGGGTGGATTTATTATTCAACAAATGCCGGACGCCTCGCCAAAAAATGCCGATCTCCTGATCCGGAACTTGGCAAATACACCCAATATCTCCGATCTCATGGATATGGGATTCACGATCCCGGATATCCTGAAAAAGTTTGTCTTCAAAGATGCATCTGTCAGATTGACTGAATCCCACAAGCTGGTTTATCGATGCGATTGCAGCCGCACCAAGTTTTCACGCGCTTTGCTATTACTGGGGAAAACTGATTTGACCACCATGCGGGAAGGCATCACACCCGTGTGTAAATACTGCAACAAAGAATATCACTTCTCTGCAGGGGATATATCTGCGTTGCTTGAAAAACTTGGGTAG